The Candidatus Manganitrophus noduliformans genome includes a window with the following:
- a CDS encoding mechanosensitive ion channel family protein: protein MGEMTIDRLKELALSTTFAFAQSGFRIILLIVAGLIGIRVVNFLLCRMEDILIKTREPVETVKGSTRKRVTTLVGILKTIGYFSIWSIILISCLDQVGVNVAPILAGAGIVGLAVGFGAQNLVRDVIAGFFMILENQVRVGDVAIINGTGGLVETITFRTIVLRDLAGVVHVIPNGAISSLANMTKEWSAYVIDVRVDYKEDTDKVVDVMRETAEALRKDPEFRDRIIEPIEIFGVDDFNESGLTIKARIKTEPIQQWSVGREYRRRLKKAFDAKEIEISFPHRSLFMNEASKPLEVLVKQVAANSNG from the coding sequence ATGGGAGAAATGACAATAGACCGATTGAAAGAGTTGGCGTTGAGCACTACATTCGCCTTTGCGCAGTCCGGGTTTCGAATTATTTTACTGATCGTGGCCGGTTTGATCGGCATCCGGGTTGTGAATTTTCTTCTCTGTCGGATGGAGGACATTTTGATTAAAACCCGAGAGCCGGTCGAGACGGTGAAAGGCTCCACGCGGAAGCGGGTCACCACGCTGGTCGGGATTCTGAAAACCATCGGGTATTTTTCCATCTGGTCGATCATCCTGATCAGCTGTCTCGATCAGGTCGGGGTGAATGTGGCCCCCATTCTGGCCGGCGCCGGGATTGTCGGACTCGCCGTCGGGTTCGGCGCGCAGAACCTGGTGCGGGACGTGATCGCCGGCTTCTTCATGATCCTGGAGAATCAGGTGCGGGTGGGGGATGTCGCCATCATCAACGGCACCGGGGGGCTGGTGGAGACGATCACCTTTCGGACGATTGTGCTGCGGGATCTGGCGGGAGTGGTCCATGTGATCCCGAACGGGGCGATCTCCTCCCTCGCCAACATGACGAAGGAGTGGTCCGCGTATGTGATCGACGTCCGGGTCGATTACAAGGAGGATACGGATAAGGTGGTCGACGTCATGCGGGAAACGGCGGAGGCGCTCCGAAAAGATCCGGAGTTCCGGGACAGGATCATCGAGCCGATCGAGATCTTCGGCGTCGATGACTTCAACGAGTCGGGGCTGACGATCAAGGCGCGGATCAAGACGGAGCCGATCCAGCAATGGAGCGTCGGGCGCGAATATCGGCGAAGACTGAAAAAGGCATTCGACGCTAAAGAGATTGAGATCTCCTTTCCCCATCGCTCTTTATTCATGAATGAGGCGAGCAAGCCGCTGGAAGTCCTGGTCAAACAGGTCGCGGCGAACTCAAACGGCTGA
- a CDS encoding PPC domain-containing protein, with amino-acid sequence MISQLRIGLLLGALLLLFSSCGGGGGGSGGGAGSPPAGDDTGGEATGPPKFSGFNFSLKEGDFWEFLWDYELKSTTSGGTTTTTDRGRFFVTLGAPKVINNITAYEVKITGRGQSSESLEFSAPRWKYIAVANNQILGSEDGMSLSVIFDGRTGRWPGSGYFTTFDAAVLFEAGVGSISNAYINEAAVKVEASASKDQCEFFPGIGTICGSDDPFSVTKQEFYKEGIGPIGYLREISQSFGGSFPQAVTIKENIGMVAASLRGDALGLDLEEEPNDSSAQAKSLGLASTTLGDIERNDPGEVHAAVAANLDNPDQILADWYQFTLDSSQTVTIDLSFEDISADIQADLDLYFFNSNLDKIGESLGDNSSTDNPTERIQALLAAGTYYIGVQAFITPNGRIVYTLEVN; translated from the coding sequence ATGATCTCCCAGCTTAGGATCGGGCTCCTCTTGGGAGCCCTGCTTCTGCTCTTTTCATCCTGCGGCGGCGGAGGGGGCGGGAGCGGCGGGGGGGCAGGTTCGCCCCCGGCGGGGGATGACACAGGCGGGGAAGCGACCGGCCCGCCGAAGTTCTCGGGATTTAATTTCTCTCTCAAAGAAGGTGATTTTTGGGAATTTCTCTGGGATTACGAACTCAAATCGACGACCAGCGGCGGAACCACGACAACGACCGACAGGGGCCGGTTTTTTGTGACATTGGGCGCTCCCAAGGTCATTAACAACATTACTGCCTATGAAGTCAAAATTACAGGAAGAGGCCAATCGAGCGAATCATTGGAGTTCTCTGCCCCCCGCTGGAAATATATTGCGGTGGCGAACAACCAGATTCTCGGGTCCGAGGATGGAATGTCCTTGTCCGTTATTTTCGACGGGCGGACCGGAAGATGGCCGGGAAGCGGCTATTTCACAACGTTCGACGCCGCGGTTCTGTTTGAGGCAGGGGTCGGATCGATCAGCAACGCTTATATCAATGAAGCCGCTGTAAAGGTGGAAGCATCCGCAAGCAAGGATCAATGCGAGTTCTTTCCGGGCATCGGCACGATTTGCGGGAGCGACGATCCGTTTAGCGTGACGAAACAGGAGTTTTACAAAGAAGGGATCGGCCCGATCGGTTATCTTCGCGAGATTAGCCAGTCGTTTGGGGGAAGTTTTCCCCAGGCTGTCACGATCAAGGAAAATATCGGAATGGTCGCCGCTTCTTTAAGGGGGGATGCCCTGGGGCTGGATCTTGAAGAAGAGCCGAATGACTCCTCCGCTCAGGCTAAATCGTTGGGGCTCGCCTCTACGACGCTGGGGGATATAGAACGGAATGACCCGGGGGAAGTCCACGCGGCGGTGGCGGCAAATCTGGACAATCCCGATCAAATACTGGCCGACTGGTATCAATTCACGCTGGATTCGAGCCAAACCGTTACAATCGATCTTTCTTTCGAAGATATCTCTGCGGATATTCAGGCCGATCTTGATCTCTATTTTTTCAATAGCAACCTCGATAAAATCGGCGAGAGCCTGGGCGATAACAGCTCCACGGATAATCCGACGGAGCGGATCCAGGCTTTGCTGGCGGCCGGCACCTATTACATCGGGGTTCAGGCGTTTATCACCCCAAACGGGAGAATCGTTTACACGCTTGAAGTAAATTGA